Proteins co-encoded in one Psychromonas sp. L1A2 genomic window:
- the ubiU gene encoding ubiquinone anaerobic biosynthesis protein UbiU, whose amino-acid sequence MELLCPAGSLPALKMAIDCGADAVYVGLKDDTNARHFAGLNFNDKKLAKGAQYVRDHNKHLHVAINTFAHPGEEKRWFNAVDKCVDLGASAAIIADIATLDYAANKYPDLELHLSVQASATNTAAIDFYQKNFNVKRVVLPRVLSLHQVKQLSRNTSVDLEVFAFGSLCIMAEGRCYLSSYFTGESPNTVGACSPAKYVRWQETDKGLESRLNDILIDRYQPNEKAGYPTLCKGKFTVDNIDNEEKALYHALEEPTSLNTLSILPELFMANVKSVKIEGRQRSPAYVEQITKVWRAAIDNYKHSPTDYKVEADWDDVLANVSEGSQTTLGAYHRDWQ is encoded by the coding sequence ATGGAATTATTATGTCCAGCAGGCAGTTTACCCGCATTAAAAATGGCCATTGATTGTGGTGCAGATGCCGTCTATGTAGGATTAAAAGATGATACTAACGCACGCCATTTTGCAGGATTAAATTTTAATGATAAAAAGCTAGCAAAAGGTGCTCAATATGTAAGAGATCACAATAAACACTTACACGTAGCCATTAATACATTCGCTCACCCAGGTGAAGAAAAGAGATGGTTTAATGCCGTTGATAAATGTGTTGATTTAGGGGCGAGTGCAGCCATTATTGCTGATATTGCCACACTTGATTATGCCGCTAATAAATACCCTGATTTGGAGTTACATTTATCGGTTCAAGCTTCCGCTACTAACACTGCTGCTATCGATTTTTATCAAAAGAACTTTAATGTTAAACGAGTCGTTTTACCTAGAGTCTTATCATTACATCAAGTAAAACAACTATCACGTAATACCTCAGTTGATTTAGAAGTTTTTGCTTTTGGTAGTTTATGTATTATGGCTGAAGGCCGATGTTATTTGTCTTCTTACTTTACAGGCGAATCCCCCAATACGGTTGGTGCTTGCTCGCCAGCTAAATATGTTCGTTGGCAAGAAACAGACAAAGGCTTAGAGTCCCGTTTAAATGACATTTTAATCGATCGTTACCAGCCAAATGAAAAAGCCGGCTACCCTACCTTATGTAAAGGTAAATTTACCGTAGACAACATTGATAATGAAGAAAAAGCCCTTTATCACGCACTTGAAGAACCCACCAGTTTAAATACGTTATCTATATTGCCTGAATTATTTATGGCGAACGTCAAATCAGTCAAAATTGAAGGTCGTCAACGCAGCCCTGCTTATGTGGAACAAATAACCAAAGTATGGCGTGCAGCCATTGATAACTATAAACACTCACCAACAGATTATAAAGTCGAAGCTGATTGGGATGACGTGTTAGCGAATGTATCAGAAGGCAGCCAAACAACCTTAGGTGCTTATCACCGTGATTGGCAATAG
- the ubiT gene encoding ubiquinone anaerobic biosynthesis accessory factor UbiT, producing MLISLRNKILQNLVVTTPKLLAIPSQFVPFSVQQKCLHSIISSIFKEAIEDGDLAFLEGKWLKVTVTDLKLTWFISFDQHIIVKDKTTHTDVSFSATMNDLILVAGRKEDPDTLFFQRRLNIQGDTELGLEVKNLLDNIEFDQLSPLIEKMIVTLSDLVKIGVTKQALPNTEALNIKI from the coding sequence ATGCTGATCTCATTACGGAATAAGATACTGCAAAATCTGGTGGTCACTACGCCTAAGTTATTAGCGATACCCAGTCAATTTGTTCCATTTAGTGTGCAACAAAAATGTTTGCACTCAATCATAAGCAGTATTTTTAAAGAGGCGATTGAAGACGGAGATCTCGCTTTTTTAGAAGGGAAATGGTTAAAAGTGACAGTAACTGATTTAAAGCTAACGTGGTTTATCAGTTTTGACCAACATATTATCGTTAAAGATAAAACGACGCATACTGATGTGTCATTCAGTGCGACGATGAATGATCTTATTTTAGTTGCTGGGCGCAAAGAAGATCCAGATACGTTGTTTTTTCAACGACGTTTAAACATACAAGGCGATACAGAATTAGGCTTAGAAGTTAAAAATCTATTGGATAATATTGAGTTTGATCAGTTATCACCATTAATTGAAAAGATGATCGTAACATTGTCTGATTTAGTGAAAATAGGGGTAACGAAACAAGCTTTGCCAAATACAGAAGCACTCAATATTAAAATTTGA
- a CDS encoding YkgJ family cysteine cluster protein, which produces MTDSNPIAIKEVNSPDLTCAKCNAACCQLEVMLITDTGVPEQYIEHDQWGGETMKRLDDGWCICVDRDTKLCTIYENRPWVCRIFEMGSYECSVEFVAAK; this is translated from the coding sequence ATGACTGACTCTAACCCTATAGCAATAAAAGAAGTAAATAGTCCTGACCTAACCTGTGCTAAATGCAATGCAGCATGTTGCCAGTTAGAAGTTATGCTAATCACGGATACTGGTGTTCCTGAACAGTATATCGAACATGATCAGTGGGGCGGTGAAACCATGAAACGTTTAGATGATGGCTGGTGTATCTGTGTCGACCGAGATACAAAGCTCTGCACTATCTATGAAAATAGACCTTGGGTGTGTCGAATATTTGAAATGGGCTCTTACGAATGTAGTGTTGAATTTGTGGCAGCTAAATAG
- the epd gene encoding erythrose-4-phosphate dehydrogenase — MALRIAINGYGRIGRSVVRALFEGHHQTQIDIVAINELATPEAICHLTQYDSTHGRFPFEVTQNHDLLIIEQHPIQLLAYKEISELPWQALDIDIVIDCTGIFGSKVDADAHLLAGAKKVIFSHPADQDVDATVVYGVNHQQLTGQEKYISGASCTTNCIVPVIAILDAAFSIKCGTITTIHSAMNDQPVIDSYHHDLRRTRAASQSIIPVDTKLAAGIERILPKFANKFEAIAVRVPTINVTAMDLSITVDKSVSIADINQCLKQMAEGELKGILGYTEAPLVSVDFNHDPRSCIIDGTQTRVSDGNLVKLLVWCDNEWGFANRLLDTCLHLKKLSEQ; from the coding sequence ATGGCACTTCGAATTGCAATAAATGGTTATGGGCGTATTGGACGTAGTGTTGTAAGAGCACTATTTGAAGGTCATCATCAAACACAAATCGATATAGTCGCGATCAATGAGCTAGCGACGCCTGAGGCGATTTGTCACCTCACTCAATATGACTCAACGCATGGACGCTTTCCTTTTGAAGTAACACAAAACCATGACTTACTTATTATTGAGCAGCATCCAATTCAATTACTCGCTTATAAAGAAATCAGTGAATTACCTTGGCAAGCACTGGATATTGATATTGTTATCGATTGTACGGGTATCTTTGGTTCAAAAGTTGATGCCGATGCGCATTTGTTGGCAGGCGCTAAGAAAGTTATCTTTTCACACCCAGCTGATCAAGATGTTGATGCTACGGTTGTTTATGGTGTTAATCATCAACAATTAACTGGCCAAGAAAAATATATTTCCGGCGCATCCTGTACAACTAATTGTATTGTGCCTGTGATTGCGATTTTAGATGCCGCCTTCAGTATTAAGTGCGGCACAATTACCACTATTCATTCAGCCATGAATGATCAACCGGTAATCGACTCTTATCACCATGATTTACGTAGAACACGTGCAGCAAGCCAATCAATTATCCCCGTTGATACAAAATTAGCCGCGGGTATAGAGCGAATATTACCTAAGTTTGCTAATAAGTTTGAAGCAATCGCAGTACGTGTTCCAACGATTAATGTCACAGCAATGGACCTGAGTATTACGGTCGATAAAAGTGTTTCAATTGCTGATATAAACCAATGTTTAAAGCAAATGGCAGAAGGTGAATTAAAAGGCATTTTAGGTTATACGGAAGCACCACTAGTATCAGTGGATTTTAATCATGATCCGCGCTCTTGTATTATCGATGGGACTCAAACGCGCGTCAGTGATGGTAATTTAGTTAAACTATTAGTGTGGTGCGATAATGAATGGGGCTTTGCTAATCGTTTATTAGATACTTGCTTACACTTAAAGAAATTATCAGAGCAGTAA
- a CDS encoding BCCT family transporter translates to MSLNKDKYSIDNTDYTVGQDNVQKWGFDVHNPVFGFSAGFIALFLIAIMLVDPEVSKAALDGLKWQIIGMFDGLFMWSANIFVIFCLALVVSPFGKIRLGGDDAKSDYSTMSWIAMLFAAGMGIGLMFWGVAEPVAYFTGWYETPLNVTPNTPEAAKLALGATMFHWGLHPWAIYGVVALSLAFFAYNKGLPLSMRSVFYPILGDRTWGWPGHVVDIFAVIATLFGLATSLGLGAQQAASGFHHVFGIDDGLLTQIIIIVVVTLLAVVSVVRGIDGGVKVISNINMLLAIVLIVFVALVTMAVSMGTIPTTVMGYIENIIPLSNPIGREDEAWMHGWTVFYWAWWISWSPFVGMFIARVSRGRTVREFLIAVLIIPTVVTILWMSVFGGVAIDQIINNVGELGANGLTEVPLAMFQMFDQLPFGNILSLLAVVLVLVFFITSSDSGSLVIDSITAGGKVDAPVPQRIFWALIEGAIAIALLWVGGTNAIQALQAGAISTALPFTIILLIMCVSLLMGMRTEKHNKN, encoded by the coding sequence ATGAGTTTAAATAAAGATAAGTACAGTATAGATAATACCGATTACACTGTAGGTCAGGATAATGTTCAAAAATGGGGATTTGATGTTCACAATCCTGTTTTTGGGTTTAGTGCAGGCTTCATTGCACTGTTTTTAATTGCAATCATGTTAGTTGATCCTGAAGTTTCAAAAGCAGCATTAGACGGTTTAAAATGGCAAATTATTGGTATGTTTGATGGACTATTTATGTGGTCTGCTAATATATTTGTTATTTTCTGTTTAGCGTTAGTAGTGTCTCCATTTGGTAAAATTCGCCTTGGTGGTGATGACGCTAAAAGTGACTACTCAACCATGTCATGGATAGCAATGTTATTTGCTGCTGGTATGGGTATTGGTCTTATGTTTTGGGGGGTTGCAGAACCTGTTGCTTACTTCACTGGTTGGTATGAAACACCATTGAACGTAACACCTAATACACCTGAAGCGGCTAAATTAGCATTAGGCGCAACTATGTTCCATTGGGGTTTACATCCTTGGGCCATTTACGGTGTGGTTGCATTGTCATTAGCCTTTTTTGCTTATAACAAAGGTTTACCACTTTCAATGCGTTCTGTGTTCTATCCTATTCTTGGTGATCGTACATGGGGTTGGCCTGGTCATGTTGTTGATATCTTTGCTGTTATCGCAACCTTGTTTGGACTTGCAACGTCTTTAGGTCTTGGTGCACAACAAGCTGCAAGTGGCTTCCATCATGTATTTGGTATTGATGATGGCTTATTAACGCAAATCATTATTATTGTTGTCGTCACACTGTTAGCCGTTGTGTCGGTTGTACGTGGTATAGATGGTGGTGTTAAAGTCATCAGTAACATTAATATGTTACTAGCGATTGTATTAATTGTTTTTGTTGCATTAGTGACAATGGCTGTTTCAATGGGCACTATCCCTACTACTGTGATGGGGTATATTGAAAATATTATCCCGCTGAGTAACCCGATTGGTCGTGAAGATGAAGCTTGGATGCACGGTTGGACTGTGTTCTATTGGGCTTGGTGGATTTCATGGTCTCCTTTCGTAGGTATGTTCATTGCACGTGTTTCACGTGGTCGTACAGTTCGTGAGTTCCTGATTGCCGTATTGATTATTCCAACAGTGGTAACGATTCTTTGGATGTCAGTGTTTGGTGGTGTCGCGATTGATCAAATCATTAATAACGTTGGTGAGCTAGGTGCAAACGGGTTAACTGAAGTACCACTTGCGATGTTCCAAATGTTTGACCAATTACCATTTGGTAACATTCTTTCACTATTAGCAGTCGTCTTAGTATTGGTATTCTTTATTACCTCTTCTGACTCTGGCTCACTAGTTATCGATAGTATTACTGCTGGTGGTAAAGTTGATGCGCCAGTGCCACAACGTATTTTCTGGGCATTAATTGAAGGTGCTATTGCAATCGCATTGCTTTGGGTTGGCGGAACAAACGCTATTCAGGCACTACAAGCAGGAGCTATCTCAACGGCATTACCATTCACTATTATTCTGTTAATAATGTGTGTGAGCTTGCTGATGGGTATGCGTACTGAAAAACATAATAAAAACTAG
- a CDS encoding 3'-5' exonuclease, which produces MHNFTNKKILNWHAYLQLQAQHCKDSRLKTFYKAGTYHDDALLKDVEFVALDFETTGLDPKQNSIISIGLVPFTLDRIFCSRAKKWYVNPQDNLEEESVIIHGITHSDLKGAPDLRRILNQLLDELTGKVVVVHYRNIERDFLDLNLRALINEGIIFPVVDTMQIEAEIQNKQIQGFFNWLKGKKPGSIRLGNSRLRYNLPGYQPHDALTDAIATAELLQAQVSYYYSPETPIKNLWL; this is translated from the coding sequence ATGCATAATTTCACTAATAAAAAAATCTTAAATTGGCATGCTTATTTACAATTACAAGCACAACATTGTAAAGATTCACGACTTAAGACCTTTTATAAAGCAGGTACTTATCATGATGATGCTCTATTAAAAGACGTAGAATTTGTTGCTTTAGATTTTGAAACAACAGGTTTAGACCCTAAACAAAATAGTATTATTAGCATTGGTTTAGTGCCTTTTACTTTAGACAGAATTTTCTGCAGTCGAGCCAAAAAATGGTATGTAAACCCACAGGATAATCTTGAGGAAGAATCAGTAATTATCCATGGTATTACTCATTCTGACTTGAAAGGTGCACCAGATTTACGACGTATTTTAAACCAGTTACTTGATGAATTAACCGGTAAGGTTGTGGTGGTACATTATCGTAATATCGAACGTGATTTTTTAGATTTAAATTTACGTGCTTTAATTAATGAAGGCATTATCTTCCCCGTCGTTGATACGATGCAAATTGAAGCAGAAATTCAGAATAAACAAATACAAGGCTTTTTTAATTGGTTAAAAGGTAAGAAACCTGGCTCCATTCGTCTAGGGAATAGTCGTCTACGTTATAATTTACCGGGTTATCAACCACATGACGCATTAACCGACGCTATTGCGACAGCAGAGTTATTACAAGCTCAAGTTAGTTATTATTACAGTCCTGAAACACCGATTAAAAACTTATGGTTATAA
- a CDS encoding DUF294 nucleotidyltransferase-like domain-containing protein produces the protein MEVELLEIQDFISQYAPFDELPEEALIDVVRSVEISYYRSDTNIIDFKDDINELYMIRSGVVEIYRRNGNLYNRLDQGKLFGQMGLLTSNKVRFPAKTTKDTLLYCIPGSVFYDLCDRFENFADFVEAEDSTRLKQAVENKSDNANALTTSKVKTLLTREPLILPSDSSIQSVAKIMAEESHSAALIKDTSIDEEEGFSFVGLITEHDLCAKVIASGLSVETPVSEVMSTELMSLDHNAYIFEAMLLMLRHNVHHLPIMKNKRPIGLIEVSDIIRYESQNSLLFVSSIFQQQSTEDLAQLSVQLKDCFVRMVNEDANSHMVGRAMSEIGRSFKQRLLELAEEKFGPPPIPYCFLALGSMARDEQLLVTDQDNGLILDNSYDQKLHGEYFEKLSHFVCDGLDACGYVYCTGEIMATNPEYRKTQIQWETCFTDWIDNPNPKALLNCNIFFDLTGVYGRVKWAEQLNAFILRRAKKNNRFLACMARNALNRKPPLGFFKDFVMENDGRHNNSINLKRRGTAPLADLIRVHALAIGSQSQNSFDRLEDIIEAGILPKSKGADLRHAMELISLVRLRHQSLDVESDIEPDNNIEPENMSDLERRNLKDAFLVLSNAQNFLKYRYTANKF, from the coding sequence ATGGAAGTTGAACTATTAGAAATCCAAGATTTTATCAGCCAATACGCCCCTTTTGATGAGCTTCCTGAAGAAGCATTAATAGATGTTGTACGCAGTGTTGAAATATCTTATTACCGCTCTGACACTAATATTATTGACTTTAAAGATGATATTAATGAGCTGTATATGATTCGCAGTGGTGTAGTTGAAATTTATAGACGAAATGGCAATCTTTATAACCGTTTAGATCAAGGTAAATTATTTGGACAAATGGGCTTATTAACCAGTAATAAAGTTCGTTTCCCTGCAAAAACCACCAAAGATACGCTTTTATATTGTATTCCTGGATCGGTATTTTACGATTTATGTGATCGTTTTGAAAATTTTGCTGACTTTGTAGAAGCAGAAGATAGTACCCGACTGAAACAAGCAGTAGAAAATAAAAGCGATAATGCCAACGCACTAACAACCTCTAAAGTTAAAACATTATTAACGAGAGAGCCGCTAATATTACCTAGCGATAGCAGTATTCAATCTGTTGCAAAAATCATGGCGGAAGAAAGCCACTCAGCAGCGCTGATTAAAGACACGAGTATTGATGAAGAAGAAGGCTTTAGCTTTGTTGGTTTAATTACCGAACATGACCTTTGTGCAAAAGTGATTGCATCAGGTTTAAGTGTTGAAACACCGGTATCCGAAGTGATGTCTACTGAGCTAATGTCATTAGATCATAATGCTTATATCTTTGAAGCGATGTTGTTGATGTTACGTCATAACGTACACCATTTACCGATTATGAAAAATAAGCGACCAATTGGTTTAATTGAAGTCTCTGACATTATTCGTTATGAATCTCAAAATAGCTTGTTGTTTGTAAGCAGTATTTTTCAGCAACAAAGTACAGAAGACCTGGCCCAACTGTCGGTTCAATTAAAAGATTGTTTTGTACGTATGGTCAATGAAGATGCTAACTCTCATATGGTGGGACGAGCGATGTCTGAGATTGGACGCAGCTTTAAACAACGTTTATTAGAATTAGCAGAAGAGAAGTTTGGCCCGCCTCCTATCCCTTATTGCTTTTTGGCGCTCGGTTCAATGGCTCGTGATGAGCAACTATTAGTAACAGACCAAGATAATGGTCTCATTTTAGATAATAGTTATGATCAAAAGTTACATGGAGAGTACTTTGAAAAACTATCTCATTTTGTATGTGATGGTTTAGATGCCTGTGGTTATGTTTATTGTACTGGCGAAATTATGGCAACCAATCCAGAATACCGTAAAACGCAAATACAGTGGGAAACCTGCTTCACCGATTGGATTGATAACCCTAATCCTAAAGCATTGTTAAATTGTAATATATTCTTTGATTTAACCGGTGTATACGGCCGAGTTAAGTGGGCTGAACAACTTAATGCCTTTATATTACGTCGTGCAAAAAAGAATAATCGATTTTTAGCATGTATGGCACGTAACGCGCTAAATAGAAAACCACCATTAGGTTTCTTTAAAGATTTTGTAATGGAGAACGATGGTCGACATAACAATTCTATTAATCTTAAACGTCGTGGTACCGCCCCACTTGCCGATCTTATCCGTGTTCATGCTTTAGCGATTGGATCTCAATCTCAAAACTCCTTTGATCGATTAGAGGATATTATTGAAGCTGGCATATTACCTAAGTCTAAAGGTGCAGATTTAAGGCATGCAATGGAGCTCATCTCTTTAGTGCGTTTACGCCACCAATCATTGGATGTTGAGTCCGATATTGAGCCTGATAATAATATTGAACCAGAGAATATGTCTGACCTTGAAAGACGTAATCTTAAGGATGCATTTTTAGTATTAAGCAATGCTCAAAACTTTTTAAAATATCGTTACACAGCAAACAAGTTTTAA
- a CDS encoding ABC transporter substrate-binding protein, with protein MNLSIINKALKKGFYISIYSVFTMGAVTVQAVEPIKVGLVAALSGQSAKSGEAITRGLTIAIDEINEAGGVLGRPIELIRRDDESNPSKGLLASRELIQREKVSVLFGGLDTPVSLAIVPVINQLKIPFMGVWAAGTPITKNGAKDNYAFRVSAVDEVVDEALVQYSVDKYAMKKPGMILINNPWGESNEKGLKQALSSRGIEYTGIERIESSDLDVIPQLSRLKEKGTDTLFMVANVAPSAQVVKSLERMGWDVPVVSHWGPAGGRFGELAGPTADRVHFIQTFTFTDTQSGKSGEIFKKLQVKFPEIKSIADVTPAVGIANAYDAMHLTALAIEKAGSTKGKDIRNGYYAIGEYDGLIKNYNKPFDKDQHDAIGANDYLFTHFVDNQIVPVK; from the coding sequence ATGAATTTATCAATCATTAATAAAGCGTTAAAAAAAGGATTTTATATCAGCATTTATAGTGTCTTCACTATGGGCGCCGTCACTGTTCAAGCTGTTGAGCCTATTAAAGTTGGTTTAGTAGCCGCTTTATCAGGCCAATCTGCGAAGTCAGGAGAAGCAATTACTCGTGGACTTACTATTGCAATAGATGAAATTAATGAAGCTGGTGGCGTATTGGGTCGTCCAATAGAGTTAATACGACGTGATGATGAGAGTAATCCATCTAAAGGATTGTTGGCATCAAGAGAATTGATTCAAAGGGAAAAAGTCTCGGTACTATTTGGTGGGTTAGATACTCCAGTTTCATTGGCAATTGTACCGGTAATTAACCAATTAAAAATACCGTTTATGGGTGTGTGGGCTGCGGGTACTCCTATTACCAAAAATGGGGCAAAAGATAATTATGCCTTTCGTGTTTCTGCGGTAGATGAAGTGGTTGATGAGGCTTTAGTTCAATATAGCGTTGATAAGTATGCGATGAAAAAGCCAGGCATGATTTTAATTAATAATCCTTGGGGTGAGTCAAATGAAAAAGGATTAAAGCAAGCACTGTCATCACGTGGTATTGAATACACAGGAATTGAAAGAATTGAGTCAAGCGATCTTGATGTTATTCCGCAATTAAGCCGATTAAAAGAAAAAGGGACAGATACATTATTTATGGTCGCTAATGTTGCCCCTTCTGCACAAGTTGTTAAATCACTTGAACGAATGGGTTGGGATGTTCCAGTTGTTTCACATTGGGGACCCGCTGGAGGTCGTTTTGGTGAATTAGCAGGGCCAACTGCAGATCGTGTGCATTTCATTCAAACCTTTACTTTTACTGATACACAAAGCGGTAAAAGTGGTGAAATATTTAAAAAATTACAAGTTAAGTTTCCTGAAATTAAATCTATAGCTGATGTTACGCCTGCGGTTGGTATCGCTAATGCTTATGATGCAATGCATTTAACGGCTTTAGCGATTGAAAAAGCGGGAAGTACTAAAGGTAAAGATATTCGTAATGGATATTATGCTATTGGCGAATATGACGGTTTGATTAAAAACTATAACAAACCTTTTGATAAAGATCAGCATGACGCGATTGGTGCAAATGATTATCTATTTACACATTTTGTAGATAACCAAATAGTACCAGTTAAGTAA
- a CDS encoding branched-chain amino acid ABC transporter permease yields MLSAAIITGLGLGSMYALLALGFHITYIVSKTVNFAQGSAMMVGAVVAYTFCITWGFPYWVAFFITLIICAIYGLAIERFLVRPFASKGSEAWLMATVAGGILVDNLALFSFGKEPRQFVSEFAGLNVDIFNGNISALQIIIPLVGVAITVSLVLVGKYTRLGKVLQACVQNPQSAQLMGINVSRVVAISFAISTVFAAISGILIAPLFAVHSDMGTLFGLKAFAVAILGGIASAYGVFMAGLIFGLLEAIITIYFGSAFTQIITFSLVIVALAIKPNGLFGKNQEVKV; encoded by the coding sequence ATGTTATCAGCCGCTATTATCACAGGCTTAGGGCTAGGCAGCATGTATGCCCTGTTAGCTTTAGGTTTTCATATAACCTATATCGTTAGTAAAACCGTTAATTTTGCTCAAGGTAGTGCAATGATGGTTGGTGCTGTTGTGGCATACACTTTTTGCATTACATGGGGCTTCCCATACTGGGTTGCCTTTTTTATCACACTCATTATTTGCGCTATTTATGGACTCGCTATTGAACGATTTTTAGTTCGCCCTTTTGCGAGTAAAGGCTCTGAAGCGTGGTTAATGGCGACGGTAGCGGGTGGAATATTAGTGGATAATTTAGCATTGTTTTCATTTGGTAAAGAGCCTCGTCAATTTGTCAGTGAATTTGCCGGTTTAAATGTAGATATCTTTAACGGTAATATTTCTGCACTACAAATCATTATTCCATTAGTTGGTGTCGCTATTACGGTTTCTTTGGTCTTAGTTGGTAAATACACTCGCCTTGGTAAAGTGTTACAAGCATGTGTTCAAAATCCCCAATCAGCACAATTAATGGGCATCAATGTGAGTCGTGTGGTGGCGATTAGCTTTGCCATTTCAACGGTATTTGCAGCCATTTCCGGCATCTTAATCGCGCCTTTATTCGCAGTGCATTCAGACATGGGAACCTTGTTTGGATTAAAAGCATTTGCAGTGGCAATACTCGGTGGGATTGCTAGCGCATACGGTGTGTTTATGGCTGGATTAATATTTGGGCTACTTGAAGCAATTATTACTATTTATTTTGGTTCAGCTTTCACTCAAATTATAACTTTTTCATTGGTAATTGTGGCTCTGGCAATAAAACCGAATGGATTATTTGGTAAGAATCAGGAGGTCAAAGTATGA